The Pseudomonas sp. G2-4 genome window below encodes:
- a CDS encoding DUF4212 domain-containing protein yields the protein MSTQKQQAARAYWTENLRWMLVLLAIWFLVSFGFGILLVDSLNTISFFGTPLGFWFAQQGSIYVFVLEIFFYVWKMNQLDRKYDVHED from the coding sequence ATGTCCACTCAAAAGCAACAGGCTGCGCGTGCCTATTGGACGGAAAACCTGCGCTGGATGCTGGTACTACTGGCAATCTGGTTTTTGGTGTCGTTCGGCTTTGGTATTTTGCTGGTTGACTCACTCAACACCATCAGTTTCTTCGGCACACCTCTAGGGTTCTGGTTCGCCCAGCAGGGGTCCATCTATGTCTTTGTGCTCGAGATCTTCTTCTATGTCTGGAAGATGAATCAGCTCGATCGCAAGTATGACGTCCACGAAGACTGA
- a CDS encoding EAL domain-containing protein encodes MSALAIAVLLNITGAQDERAREQSLFFAQRAIDGIRTGISRDLSDYSKWSDAYRHLHVVVDKDWAYEQENVGSSVNDLYGYQAVFVISPTGKTVYSVIDGQMNEIEADTWLAGDLRALGKKASTPEKRDEVVVELLHHEGMPAFVAASAITTGTDTSVPEIPGPPSLLLFVKVLDSAALQNLARDFALPDAHISSSPGQAGTAQVSLDGQTQEALTWNPPTPGKDLRKILLPLLILALLFLGILALAVLHHALAMLRAQEGQYTSLLAHRKALERSEERFRDIAEVSSDWLWEVDSTGTLTYLSDRFEQVTGFSPIEWLGKPLHRLLHPHGGSISIAQWLLGGANSASSAPLLCEYTARNQRIRTCKLSVRAIEAGTLGFRGTATDITEELRALAQIKHLSLHDPLTGLANRNRLFDCLREHLDRADGTSLAVLNLDMDRFKPVNDSLGHAVGDKVLREVAHILQQNVRGTDLVARLGGDEFVIVMPDPGDARDLDQLCERLIDCMQRPMHLDGNTLYLGVSIGVAWSQPGNEHADELLRHADIALYAAKAAGRNTWRVYVEAMGNVARDRRRYEQQLRQAMHEDQLELRYLPRFNVSAEQLHGFEAQTFWHHPEKGELGGSDFIPVAEASGQLEELGTWMLINVCEEAASWPTAVSVSIAVSPKWFSSSFLLSQVQTALEASGLDPHRLTLEVAEGVLLADHKSVASTLHALKDLGVRINIDKFGTSIASLREVLNQPFDGIRFDRNILAQLGLEHDQEGVLAMIRLSRSVGLMVTAEGIENARQFSQLRSVACDHVQGPYFGSALARSEMASFFTTPRWL; translated from the coding sequence ATGTCCGCTCTGGCTATCGCGGTGTTGCTCAACATCACCGGGGCCCAGGACGAACGCGCCCGCGAACAGAGTCTGTTTTTTGCCCAGCGGGCCATCGACGGTATCCGCACCGGCATCTCGCGTGACCTGAGCGATTACTCCAAGTGGAGCGATGCCTACCGGCACCTGCATGTGGTGGTTGATAAAGACTGGGCCTACGAGCAGGAAAATGTCGGCAGCAGCGTTAACGATCTCTACGGCTACCAGGCGGTATTTGTCATTTCCCCGACAGGCAAAACCGTCTATTCAGTGATCGATGGCCAGATGAATGAGATTGAGGCCGACACCTGGCTGGCTGGCGATCTGCGAGCGCTGGGAAAGAAAGCCAGCACGCCAGAGAAGCGTGATGAAGTCGTCGTTGAGCTGCTGCATCACGAGGGCATGCCGGCATTTGTCGCCGCTTCCGCCATCACCACCGGCACGGACACCAGCGTGCCCGAGATTCCGGGCCCACCCAGCCTGCTGTTGTTCGTGAAAGTACTCGATAGCGCCGCCCTGCAAAACCTGGCGCGGGACTTTGCCCTGCCGGATGCCCATATTTCCAGCTCGCCGGGACAGGCCGGGACAGCCCAGGTCTCCCTTGACGGACAGACCCAGGAGGCCCTGACCTGGAATCCGCCAACCCCCGGCAAGGATCTACGCAAAATATTGCTGCCCTTGCTGATCCTGGCGCTGCTCTTTCTCGGGATCCTGGCGCTGGCCGTGTTGCACCATGCCCTGGCCATGCTTCGTGCCCAGGAAGGCCAGTACACCAGCCTGCTGGCCCACCGCAAAGCGTTGGAGCGCAGCGAAGAACGCTTCCGGGACATTGCCGAAGTGTCGTCTGACTGGTTGTGGGAGGTCGACTCCACCGGAACGTTGACCTACCTGTCCGACCGTTTTGAACAAGTGACCGGGTTCAGCCCCATCGAGTGGTTGGGCAAGCCCCTCCATCGGCTGCTTCACCCCCATGGAGGGTCAATTTCGATTGCCCAATGGCTACTCGGCGGCGCCAACAGTGCTTCATCCGCCCCGTTGCTATGCGAATACACCGCGCGCAACCAGCGCATACGCACCTGCAAACTCTCGGTACGGGCCATCGAAGCCGGCACCTTGGGGTTTCGCGGCACCGCTACCGATATCACCGAGGAGCTGCGGGCGCTGGCCCAGATCAAACATCTTTCCCTGCACGACCCGCTGACCGGGCTGGCCAACCGAAACCGCTTGTTCGATTGCCTGCGCGAGCACCTGGACCGAGCTGACGGCACATCGCTGGCGGTGTTGAACCTGGATATGGACCGATTCAAGCCGGTCAACGATTCCCTGGGCCATGCCGTGGGGGACAAAGTGCTCAGGGAAGTGGCGCATATCCTTCAGCAAAACGTGCGCGGCACCGACCTGGTGGCGCGTCTGGGCGGCGATGAGTTTGTCATCGTCATGCCCGACCCCGGCGATGCGCGCGACCTCGATCAACTCTGTGAGCGCCTGATCGACTGCATGCAGCGCCCGATGCATCTGGACGGTAACACGCTGTACCTGGGGGTGAGCATCGGCGTTGCCTGGTCACAGCCGGGTAACGAACACGCTGATGAACTGCTGCGCCACGCCGACATCGCCTTGTATGCGGCCAAGGCGGCGGGCCGCAATACCTGGCGCGTGTACGTGGAAGCCATGGGTAATGTGGCGCGCGATCGTCGGCGATACGAGCAGCAATTGCGCCAGGCGATGCATGAGGATCAACTGGAATTGCGTTATTTACCGCGTTTCAACGTGAGCGCCGAGCAATTGCATGGTTTTGAAGCCCAGACCTTTTGGCATCATCCCGAGAAAGGCGAACTGGGTGGGTCCGATTTCATACCGGTCGCCGAAGCGTCGGGCCAGTTGGAGGAACTGGGGACCTGGATGCTGATTAACGTCTGTGAAGAAGCGGCGTCCTGGCCGACTGCCGTCAGCGTGTCCATCGCGGTTTCGCCCAAGTGGTTCAGCAGCAGCTTCCTGCTTAGTCAGGTGCAAACGGCCCTTGAAGCGAGCGGCCTGGATCCTCATCGATTGACCCTGGAAGTGGCTGAAGGGGTCCTGTTGGCCGACCATAAGAGCGTCGCCAGTACCCTTCATGCCCTGAAGGATCTCGGTGTACGGATCAACATCGACAAGTTCGGCACCAGCATCGCTTCCCTTCGCGAAGTCTTGAACCAGCCGTTCGATGGCATCCGCTTCGATCGCAACATCTTGGCCCAACTGGGCCTGGAGCATGATCAGGAAGGCGTCCTGGCGATGATCCGACTGAGCCGCAGCGTCGGGCTCATGGTCACTGCCGAAGGCATCGAAAACGCCCGGCAATTCAGCCAACTGCGTAGCGTGGCCTGCGACCATGTTCAGGGCCCCTACTTCGGCTCGGCGCTGGCACGCTCGGAGATGGCTTCGTTTTTCACTACTCCGCGGTGGTTGTAG
- a CDS encoding thiamine pyrophosphate-requiring protein, producing the protein MSMTVGDFLVERLYQWGVRRIYGYPGDGINGVFGALNRADGKIRFIQARHEEMAAFMACAHAKFTGELGVCIATSGPGASHLITGLYDARMDHMPVLAISGQQARTALGGHYQQELDLVSLFKDVAGAFVQQASAPSQVRHLLDRAVRTAVGERRVTALILPNDLQEMEYSEPPHKHGTVHSGVGYRKPKVVPYEEDLRKAADVLNAGKKVAILVGAGALQATDEVIALAEKLGAGVAKALLGKAVVPDDLPWVTGSIGLLGTKPSDNLMAGCDTLLMIGSGFPYAEFLPPEGQARGVQIDIQPDMLSLRYPMEVNLQGDSVDTLRALLPLIEEKPDRTWRKKIEHWRADWDKTLEKRALMSAKPINPQRVTFELSPRLPDHAIITCDSGSCANWYARDIKIRRGMMCSLSGGLASMGAAVPYAIAAKFCHPQRPVIALVGDGAMQMNNMAELITVAKYWQTWANGTWICAVFNNQDLNQVTWEQRVMEGDPKFEASQNIPDVPYHLFAESIGLKGILVEHEDNVAAAWEEALAAGRPVLIEFRTDPDVPPLPPHIKLDQAKKFASTLLQGDPNERGIVVETAKQVLGALLPGHRKDKE; encoded by the coding sequence ATGAGCATGACCGTCGGTGATTTTCTGGTGGAACGTCTTTACCAATGGGGGGTTCGCCGCATTTATGGCTATCCGGGCGATGGTATCAACGGTGTCTTTGGCGCCTTGAACCGCGCCGATGGAAAAATCCGCTTCATCCAGGCGCGTCATGAAGAGATGGCCGCCTTCATGGCCTGCGCCCATGCCAAGTTCACCGGCGAACTGGGCGTATGCATCGCCACCTCGGGGCCGGGGGCCTCGCACCTGATCACCGGCCTCTACGACGCCCGAATGGACCACATGCCCGTGCTCGCCATCAGCGGCCAACAGGCCCGCACTGCCCTGGGCGGGCACTACCAACAGGAACTGGACCTGGTCAGCCTGTTCAAGGACGTGGCCGGGGCGTTCGTCCAGCAGGCCAGTGCGCCCTCCCAAGTGCGCCATCTGCTCGACCGCGCCGTACGCACGGCAGTGGGTGAGCGTCGGGTCACGGCACTGATCCTGCCGAATGACCTGCAGGAAATGGAATACTCCGAACCACCGCACAAACATGGAACGGTTCACTCCGGCGTCGGCTATCGCAAACCCAAAGTCGTGCCCTATGAAGAGGACCTGCGCAAAGCCGCCGACGTCCTGAACGCAGGCAAGAAGGTCGCCATCCTGGTCGGCGCCGGAGCTCTGCAGGCGACAGACGAAGTGATCGCTCTCGCCGAAAAACTCGGGGCCGGCGTGGCCAAGGCCCTGCTCGGCAAGGCTGTCGTGCCGGATGACCTGCCCTGGGTCACCGGCTCCATCGGCCTGCTGGGCACAAAGCCCAGTGACAACCTGATGGCCGGTTGCGACACGTTGCTGATGATCGGCTCTGGCTTTCCCTACGCTGAGTTCCTGCCACCCGAAGGCCAAGCCCGGGGCGTGCAGATTGATATCCAACCGGACATGCTCAGCCTGCGATACCCGATGGAGGTCAATCTGCAGGGCGACAGCGTCGACACCCTGCGAGCGTTGTTACCCCTGATCGAGGAAAAGCCCGATCGGACCTGGCGCAAGAAAATCGAACACTGGCGGGCGGACTGGGACAAGACCCTGGAAAAGCGCGCATTGATGTCAGCCAAGCCGATCAACCCGCAACGGGTGACATTCGAGCTATCGCCCCGGTTGCCGGATCACGCCATCATCACCTGCGATTCCGGCTCCTGCGCCAATTGGTACGCCCGGGATATCAAGATCCGGCGCGGCATGATGTGCTCGCTGTCCGGTGGCCTGGCCTCAATGGGCGCCGCCGTGCCCTACGCCATCGCCGCGAAATTCTGTCATCCGCAGCGGCCTGTGATCGCCCTGGTCGGCGATGGTGCCATGCAGATGAACAACATGGCCGAACTGATTACCGTGGCGAAATATTGGCAAACCTGGGCCAACGGCACCTGGATCTGCGCGGTGTTCAATAATCAGGACCTCAACCAGGTGACGTGGGAACAACGGGTGATGGAAGGCGACCCGAAATTCGAGGCCTCCCAGAACATTCCGGACGTGCCCTATCACCTGTTCGCCGAATCCATTGGCTTGAAAGGCATCCTTGTGGAGCATGAGGACAACGTGGCTGCTGCCTGGGAGGAAGCACTCGCTGCCGGCCGTCCGGTGCTGATCGAATTCAGGACCGATCCAGACGTGCCACCGCTGCCGCCGCATATCAAACTGGACCAGGCGAAGAAATTTGCCTCGACCTTGCTTCAAGGCGATCCGAACGAGCGAGGCATTGTGGTAGAGACCGCCAAGCAGGTTTTGGGCGCTCTGCTACCGGGTCATCGCAAGGATAAAGAGTGA
- a CDS encoding TonB-dependent receptor — protein MNRSTPHANRNVFIKCVLPTLSCCFIASPVWAQDTLELPATDIQGSRTTQDEGYTASQASTASKSDVPIKEEAQSINVVTQQTLADYQVRSLADAMKFVSGVSQGNTLGGSRDSLVKRGFGTNDDGSILRDGVRSNLGHNFSATTERVEVLKGPASMLYGALEPGGLVNVISKKPEYTQSTTLSGSAYSEGGGTMALDTTGPLGDTGLAYRLIAERGHEDYWRNYGVNESTLVAPSLAWTGERASLNLSYEYNEYSNPFDRGTVFQNGHPADIDYDKRLDEPWAKSVGIRETATARFEYALSEDWKTRVTYGWNNDRYSLSIAQPRMTSGGVFQRAANGAHYDDETRYASWDFIGKQELFGQRHDLLIGVDNQVSDQFRGKTYRGANQAGFDITAPVYGGLEEPSVINPGQSNLSNKLTSSSVYLKDNWHLDDRWILVFGGRYQHYDQYTTQGMVAAPPVRDDNGDAFVPFLGLVYKASETLSLYGNYSRSFKPNDVVDKDSRTFKPEEGRSYEIGAKYDPLPGLNINLALFDIVKKNVVTTVDDVSEAAGKVGSQGLELDITGRLADRWDLIGTYAYTHTEILDDPKNEGHRLPDAPKHTASLYLTHQLNVPAEFGAWHAGAGARYVGARAANAANDFWLSSYTVADAFLRWESPVFGHKTSLQLNVDNLFDKQYYPSSTGSQVQVNVGEPRTARLSASVTF, from the coding sequence TTGAATCGTTCCACCCCTCATGCTAATCGCAATGTCTTCATCAAGTGTGTATTGCCAACGTTGTCCTGCTGCTTCATCGCAAGCCCCGTATGGGCACAGGACACACTTGAACTGCCGGCCACCGATATCCAGGGCAGTCGCACCACTCAGGACGAGGGCTATACGGCGTCGCAAGCCAGCACGGCGAGCAAAAGCGACGTACCGATCAAGGAAGAGGCGCAATCGATCAATGTCGTGACCCAGCAGACCCTGGCCGATTACCAGGTGCGCTCCCTGGCCGACGCAATGAAGTTCGTCAGCGGTGTGAGCCAGGGCAATACCCTGGGAGGCTCGCGGGATTCGCTGGTCAAGCGCGGTTTTGGCACCAACGACGACGGCTCGATCCTGCGCGACGGCGTGCGTTCGAACCTGGGGCACAACTTCAGCGCCACCACCGAACGGGTCGAAGTGCTCAAGGGCCCGGCCTCGATGCTGTACGGCGCGCTGGAGCCCGGCGGCCTGGTCAACGTCATCAGCAAGAAGCCCGAGTACACCCAGAGCACCACGTTGAGTGGTTCGGCCTACAGCGAAGGCGGTGGCACCATGGCCCTGGACACTACCGGCCCGCTGGGTGATACCGGCCTGGCTTATCGGCTGATTGCCGAGCGTGGGCATGAGGACTACTGGCGCAACTACGGGGTCAACGAGAGCACGTTGGTGGCCCCGTCGCTGGCTTGGACGGGGGAACGGGCTTCGTTGAATCTCAGCTATGAGTACAACGAATATTCCAATCCGTTTGATCGGGGTACGGTGTTCCAGAACGGGCATCCTGCGGACATCGACTACGACAAGCGCCTCGATGAGCCGTGGGCCAAGAGCGTGGGGATTCGCGAAACGGCTACGGCGCGGTTTGAGTATGCGCTGAGCGAGGATTGGAAAACGCGGGTCACCTATGGTTGGAACAATGATCGGTATAGCCTTTCAATCGCGCAGCCGCGGATGACAAGCGGCGGTGTTTTTCAGCGTGCAGCCAACGGCGCGCACTACGACGATGAAACCCGCTACGCCAGTTGGGACTTCATCGGCAAGCAGGAGCTATTCGGTCAGCGTCATGACCTGTTGATCGGCGTTGATAACCAGGTATCCGATCAGTTCCGTGGCAAGACCTACCGTGGGGCCAATCAAGCGGGTTTCGACATCACAGCACCGGTGTACGGTGGTCTGGAAGAACCCAGCGTGATCAATCCAGGCCAAAGCAACTTGAGCAACAAACTGACTTCCAGCTCGGTGTACCTGAAGGACAACTGGCACCTCGATGATCGTTGGATTCTGGTCTTTGGTGGCCGCTACCAACATTACGATCAATACACCACGCAGGGGATGGTCGCGGCCCCGCCGGTTCGCGACGACAATGGCGATGCGTTTGTTCCATTTCTGGGGCTGGTCTATAAAGCTTCCGAGACCCTGTCGCTTTATGGCAACTACAGCCGGTCCTTCAAGCCCAACGATGTGGTCGACAAAGACAGTCGTACCTTCAAGCCGGAGGAGGGGCGGAGCTATGAAATTGGCGCCAAGTACGATCCTCTGCCGGGGCTGAACATCAATCTTGCCTTGTTCGATATCGTTAAAAAGAACGTGGTGACCACTGTTGACGACGTCTCCGAAGCCGCCGGCAAAGTTGGCTCCCAAGGCCTTGAGTTGGACATCACCGGCCGCCTGGCCGACCGTTGGGACTTGATAGGCACCTACGCCTATACCCACACCGAGATCCTGGATGACCCGAAAAACGAAGGCCATCGCCTGCCCGACGCACCCAAGCACACCGCCAGCCTGTACCTGACCCACCAGCTGAACGTGCCCGCCGAATTCGGCGCCTGGCACGCCGGCGCCGGTGCGCGTTATGTTGGAGCACGCGCCGCGAATGCCGCCAACGACTTCTGGCTCAGCAGCTACACCGTCGCCGACGCCTTCCTGCGCTGGGAGTCTCCGGTGTTCGGGCACAAAACGTCGCTGCAGTTGAACGTAGACAACCTGTTCGACAAGCAGTACTACCCGTCGTCCACCGGCAGCCAGGTGCAAGTCAACGTCGGCGAGCCGCGTACCGCGCGTCTGAGTGCCAGCGTAACGTTCTGA
- a CDS encoding sodium:solute symporter family protein: METQTLIYLFVGASFALYIAIAIWTRAGSTSEYYVASKGVHPVLNGMATGADWMSAASFISMAGIIAFAGYDGSVYLMGWTGGYVLLAMCLAPYLRKFGKFTVPEFVGARYYSQTARVVAVICVIFISFTYVAGQMRGVGIVFSRYLEVDINTGVMIGMAIVFFYSVLGGMKGITYTQVAQYCVMIFAYMVPAIYISMMITGNPIPQLGFISEVTGSGQSVIERLNGLGAELGFTAYTDGSKSTTDVFFITMALMVGTAGLPHVIVRFFTTPTVRDARKSAGYALLFIAILYTTAPAVAAFARTNLLTSIPNVSYSTAPTWFKAWENSGLIAWVDKNNDGIIQYGPGAALVGAPSFKTTERGAYEQRLLNNQVSPVANELYVDNDIMVLANPEIAGLPGWVIALIAAGGLAAALSTAAGLLLVISTSVSHDLLKSNMLPRITERQELLAARISAGVAVLIAGLFGIYPPAFVAQVVAFAFGLAASSFFPVIVMGIFSKRMNREGAIAGMIVGLTFTFSYIVYFKFVNPAMNTADHWWLGVSPEGIGTLGMLFNFIAAIVVSRFTAPPPEHIQHLVEDIRVPRGAGAAVDH; the protein is encoded by the coding sequence ATGGAAACCCAAACCCTGATCTATCTGTTCGTCGGTGCAAGCTTCGCGCTCTATATTGCTATCGCGATCTGGACACGTGCCGGCTCCACCAGTGAATACTATGTCGCGAGCAAGGGGGTGCACCCGGTACTCAACGGCATGGCCACTGGCGCTGACTGGATGTCGGCAGCCTCGTTCATTTCCATGGCTGGGATCATCGCCTTCGCCGGCTATGACGGTTCGGTCTACTTGATGGGCTGGACCGGTGGCTACGTGCTGCTGGCGATGTGCCTGGCACCGTATCTGCGCAAGTTCGGCAAGTTCACTGTGCCTGAGTTCGTCGGAGCGCGTTATTACTCGCAAACGGCGCGGGTGGTGGCGGTGATCTGCGTGATCTTTATTTCCTTCACCTACGTGGCGGGGCAAATGCGGGGAGTGGGTATTGTGTTCTCCCGCTATCTCGAGGTGGACATCAACACCGGTGTGATGATCGGCATGGCCATCGTGTTTTTCTATTCCGTGCTGGGTGGAATGAAAGGCATCACCTACACCCAGGTGGCGCAGTACTGCGTGATGATCTTCGCCTACATGGTGCCGGCGATTTACATCTCGATGATGATCACCGGTAATCCGATTCCGCAGTTGGGCTTTATCAGCGAAGTCACGGGTTCGGGGCAGAGCGTGATTGAAAGGCTCAACGGGCTCGGGGCGGAGCTGGGCTTCACGGCCTACACCGATGGCAGCAAGTCGACGACGGACGTGTTCTTCATCACCATGGCGCTGATGGTGGGCACGGCAGGACTGCCTCATGTCATTGTGCGTTTCTTCACGACCCCTACTGTACGGGATGCCCGCAAATCCGCAGGCTACGCGCTGCTATTCATTGCCATCCTCTATACCACCGCACCGGCCGTAGCGGCGTTTGCCCGCACCAATCTGCTGACTTCGATTCCGAATGTCAGCTATAGCACGGCACCGACGTGGTTCAAGGCTTGGGAAAACTCCGGGCTGATCGCCTGGGTGGACAAGAACAACGACGGCATCATCCAGTACGGTCCCGGTGCCGCGTTGGTCGGAGCCCCAAGCTTCAAGACCACCGAGCGAGGGGCCTATGAGCAACGTCTGCTCAACAATCAGGTTTCGCCGGTGGCCAACGAGCTGTATGTGGACAACGACATCATGGTTCTGGCCAATCCGGAAATTGCCGGTTTGCCGGGTTGGGTGATCGCGTTGATCGCTGCCGGTGGCCTGGCGGCCGCCTTGTCTACTGCTGCGGGGTTGCTGTTGGTGATCTCCACCTCGGTTTCCCATGACCTGCTCAAGAGCAACATGCTGCCCAGGATCACCGAAAGACAGGAGCTGCTGGCTGCGCGGATTTCCGCCGGGGTGGCGGTATTGATCGCCGGGCTGTTCGGCATCTATCCACCTGCATTCGTGGCCCAGGTGGTGGCCTTTGCCTTCGGCTTGGCAGCGTCCTCATTCTTCCCGGTCATCGTCATGGGGATATTCTCCAAGCGCATGAACCGTGAGGGCGCGATCGCCGGGATGATTGTGGGGCTGACGTTCACCTTCAGCTACATCGTCTACTTCAAGTTCGTGAACCCGGCGATGAACACCGCCGATCACTGGTGGCTTGGGGTATCGCCGGAAGGCATTGGTACGTTGGGAATGCTCTTCAACTTCATCGCAGCCATTGTGGTGTCGCGCTTCACCGCGCCGCCGCCGGAGCATATCCAGCACCTGGTGGAAGATATCCGGGTTCCACGGGGGGCCGGTGCCGCCGTCGATCATTGA
- a CDS encoding methyl-accepting chemotaxis protein: MQTLKALYESIEMQFFDTLTKKLSSLFLLVVVSGLLYWVALSARADIVLQLRDAQLDAGLLGQIEGRLDSLTHALLFGTLLTLGMISFMVWYFRHLIVRPVTAMTKALEEIANGEGDLSKDLPLVTHDEIRVLAGTCNRFLAKQREIISNVQALTVHIAVESARSLKNISDSSDSATHQARFAKEVMDQSNTAVGRIEEVSRQTQGISSTTAQNLSMARDSYAELLEVTGNISEISNSLSEFATLVGALNQRSSSIKSIVGLIQQISAQTNLLALNAAIEAARAGESGRGFAVVADEVRTLAQNVSRATDDISRNIDAMLEEVGSTHEQTTQISHSARETQKVVERASGHFESMIGDFESTNGKLADIATHIQQFADSNTGINERVTQIHADSQLIDQRMQHSATATRDLSGVAEKVQALLGRFVLGHGKLDAAITRASQCRDTLQERLEALQREGLNLFDQSYQLIPGTDPKQYMTSYTERFAQACQEECDKLTRSTPGGKVSFIVDSKGYCPVNNSWVSKPPTGDRAVDLPVCRNKRIFGDPIGLRAAGNVQRFLLQTYLRDTGEIMTEIDVPFFFGGRHWGNLRVGFDAAVLLAE, translated from the coding sequence ATGCAGACGTTAAAGGCCTTGTACGAGTCTATCGAAATGCAATTTTTCGATACGCTCACCAAAAAGCTGTCGAGCCTTTTCCTGTTGGTCGTGGTCAGTGGGTTGTTGTACTGGGTCGCCCTGAGTGCACGCGCTGACATTGTCTTGCAGCTGCGCGACGCGCAGCTGGATGCCGGGTTGCTGGGCCAGATCGAGGGCCGGCTCGACAGCCTCACCCATGCCCTGCTCTTCGGCACGCTCCTGACGCTGGGCATGATCAGTTTCATGGTCTGGTACTTTCGCCACCTCATCGTGCGTCCCGTCACCGCCATGACCAAGGCCCTGGAAGAGATCGCCAACGGCGAAGGCGATTTGTCCAAGGACCTTCCCCTGGTGACCCACGACGAAATTCGCGTGCTGGCCGGCACCTGTAACCGTTTCCTGGCCAAGCAACGGGAGATCATCAGTAACGTCCAGGCGCTGACCGTGCACATCGCCGTCGAATCGGCCCGCTCGCTGAAAAACATCAGCGATTCCAGCGACAGCGCCACCCACCAGGCGCGCTTCGCCAAGGAAGTGATGGACCAGAGCAACACCGCCGTAGGCCGCATCGAAGAAGTCTCGCGCCAGACCCAAGGCATCTCCAGCACCACCGCCCAGAACCTGAGCATGGCCCGCGACTCCTATGCCGAGCTGCTGGAAGTGACCGGCAACATCAGCGAAATCTCCAACAGTCTCAGTGAGTTTGCCACGCTCGTGGGGGCCTTGAACCAACGCTCCTCAAGCATCAAGTCCATCGTTGGATTGATCCAGCAGATCTCTGCCCAAACCAATCTGCTGGCCCTCAACGCCGCCATCGAAGCCGCCCGGGCTGGCGAGAGCGGTCGGGGTTTCGCGGTGGTGGCTGATGAAGTGCGGACCCTGGCGCAGAACGTCAGCCGCGCCACCGATGATATCTCCCGCAACATCGACGCCATGCTTGAAGAAGTCGGTTCTACCCACGAACAGACCACCCAGATCAGCCACAGCGCCCGGGAAACCCAGAAAGTGGTGGAGCGTGCCTCCGGCCATTTCGAGAGCATGATCGGCGATTTCGAATCCACCAACGGCAAGCTGGCGGACATCGCCACGCATATCCAGCAGTTCGCCGACAGCAACACGGGCATCAACGAACGGGTCACCCAGATCCATGCCGACAGCCAGTTGATCGACCAGCGCATGCAGCATTCGGCGACGGCCACCCGTGACCTGTCCGGCGTTGCCGAAAAGGTCCAGGCACTGTTGGGCCGGTTCGTGCTCGGCCACGGCAAGCTGGATGCCGCCATCACCCGCGCCAGCCAATGCCGGGACACGCTTCAGGAGCGCCTGGAGGCGCTGCAAAGGGAAGGTCTGAACCTGTTCGACCAGAGTTACCAATTGATCCCCGGCACTGACCCCAAGCAGTACATGACCAGCTACACCGAACGCTTTGCCCAGGCCTGCCAGGAAGAGTGCGACAAGCTCACCCGCAGCACGCCGGGGGGCAAGGTTTCGTTCATTGTCGATAGCAAGGGCTATTGCCCGGTGAACAACAGCTGGGTCTCCAAGCCACCCACCGGTGATCGTGCTGTCGACCTGCCGGTGTGTCGCAACAAGCGCATCTTCGGCGACCCGATCGGCCTGCGCGCAGCCGGCAACGTCCAGCGTTTCCTGCTCCAGACCTACCTGCGTGACACCGGGGAGATCATGACCGAGATCGACGTACCGTTCTTCTTCGGCGGCCGTCATTGGGGCAACTTGCGGGTGGGGTTCGACGCGGCGGTGTTGTTGGCGGAGTGA